TTTAACCAATGAATTTAGAATCCTTACCAATAGCTAATTTGCCAGAAATGGCGGAAATATGGCAAAAAACTCTGAACTGGCAACCAACAGTTTTGCAAAAAAATCAATTTCAACAACTTTATCAATTAATTATTGCTGGAAATCGTCAACTGAATTTAACTCGCATTACTGAACCTGATGAATTTTGGGAAAAACATCTTTGGGATTCTTTACGGGGAATTGCACCTAAACAAGTATTTATTCCTGGGATTGAAAAGGGTAAGCGGATAATTGATATTGGTACGGGTGCGGGTTTTCCTGGTATCCCCATTTCCCTGATTTTTCCTAATTCTCAAGTTACACTTTTAGATTCTACGGGTAAGAAAATTACCTTTATCGAGACAGTTTTATCAGCACTTACTCTAAGTAATACCAAAACTTTACTGAGTAGAGTGGAAGAAATTGGTCAACAAATTCAACACCGACAACAGTATGATCTGGCTGTAATTCGGGCTGTGAGTAATGTTTCTGCTTGTGCGGAATATTCCTTACCTTTGGTGAGAAAAGGCGGTTTGGCGGTAATTTATCGCGGTACTTGGACTCAAGCAGAAAATGAAAGTTTAGAGGCTGCTGTTGAGCAATTAGGTGGAGTCATTGAATTAATTGAGGAATTTTCCACTCCCTTGAGTAATAGTATTCGTCATTGTCTTTATTTGCGAAAAGTATCCAGCACACCAATTAGTTTTCCCCGTGGGGTTGGTATACCTAACCAAAAACCAATTTAATCAACGGACTTCTCGATTTTAGATTAGATTGGTGATTAGATATCTAACAGCGCGAGAGCGTCAACATCGTTATAAATGGCTGAACCAAAGGTTCAACAGTAGCTAAACGCTGATAGCGAAAATAAACCTAAAATCCCAAAATCCAAGTGTTAAATTTGTCTCAAAATGGGTGTTCTGTACGGGTTGCTTCTTCGACAGAAGAACTGCTGACACCAACTGCTGTTGCTCTTGGCAAATTTGATGGTGTTCATCTTGGTCATCAAAGAGTGATTCAGCCAGTATTGCAGTCAGCATGGGGTGAGGAGAATTCAGTCCGCCCCTACTCAACAGTTGTTACATTTGATCCCCATCCCCAAGAGTTTTTTACTGGACTTCCCCGTGATTTGTTAACACCACTAGATGAAAAAGTTGCACAATTGCGATCGCTTGGAGTAGAACAATTGGTATTATTACCCTTTGATAGAGAACTATCTGCCCTTTCTCCCGAAGAATTTGTTGATAAAATCCTAGTTCAACAACTGCAATGTCAACAAATTAGCGTGGGACAAGACTTTTGTTTCGGCAAAAAACGGATGGGTACTGCTCAAGACTTGCAAGCGATCGCAGCGAAATACAACATACCCGTAACAATAGTTCCTATAAAAACTGATACAGATATTTCGCCAGCAACAGATGATGCTCGCATCAGCACCTCATTAATCCGAGAAAGTTTGGAAGTAGGTGATATTCCCAAAGCAAATCGGCTTTTGGGAAGACCTTACACTCTCATAGGTGAAGTAGTAACAGGTCAAAAATTAGGGAGAACTATCGGTTTTCCTACCGCCAACATTCAACTACCAAAAGACAAATTTTTACCCCGTCATGGTGTTTACGCTATTGAGGCGATTATCCACGAAACTCCAGACAAATCTCCCACTCAGCATTTTGGAGTTATGAATATTGGCAACCGTCCCACAGTTAATGGTATAGATACCTGTGTAGAAGTACATTTATTAAATTGGTCTGGTGATTTGTATGGAAAAAATTTGCTAGTACAACTAGTCAAATTTTTGCGTCCCGAACAGAAATTTCCTTCCTTAGAAGCGCTGAAAAACCAAATTCAACTTGATTGTACAGCAGCTCAAGAAATTTTTAGCTGTTAATGATGGGAGGATTTTCAATGGTAATCTAAACATTACAGTGATTTTGGGTAAATAAACCACATTTTAAAGTCTCACGCAAAGGCGCAAAGTCGCAAAGGAAGAAAGTAATATAAAAATAAGAGTGTGGTATAAATACATTAAAACTGCTGTAATGAGAAAGGTAAAAAGCCCATCTACACAAGAAAAACTACTTCTGTAATATGAAATATCATGGGAGGTTACATCTCCCAAAAAGTATTTCTATTATGGTACATTTATTGTATAATCATCAAAAAATCACATTTACCTATGCAAAAAATAATCATCGAAAACTTCGGTCCAATTAAATATGCAGAAATTGAAGTCAAGAAAATATTAGTTTTGATTGGTGAACAAGCTAGTGGTAAAAGCACTATTGCTAAATTAATTTATTTTTTTAAATCACTAAGGGATGATTTATTTAGCCAAATCTATCAGGATACACAGAAAGATTATTTTGATATTGATTCTGATTTTATATCTCCCATTCAACAAAAATTTTATAATTTTTTTGGACCTACAAATAATTTACCTAGTTTTGAAATAATATTTTATTATAATTGCGATAAAAATAAATTTTTGAACCTAAGTAATGATAAAGATAAAAAAATGAACATATCTATAGATAATCTTATAAATGAAAAATTTGAAACTTATGTAAGTAATATTAAGCTTGAATTTGGGGAGCTTAGGCAGGAATATTTAAATCTTAAGAATAGTGTTAAACGTAACAAGACTATTGAACAATTACTTAATAACGAAAGGAAAATAATATATGCTCAACAGCTTAATACACTATTGAATGAATTATTTGAAAGTAACCAATCAGATTCATTATTTATAATTGCAGGAAGAAGTGCAACAGTAGGTTATTCTGATTTCTTTGAAAGATATTTATCGGAAAGTATTCAAAGTAGTTTAAAACAAAATATTGCGACTGGTAACTATGAACGTAGTTCACAAACTATAGATGAAACATTAATGCTAAAATTTATGGAAAAATTTGTAAAGGTAAAGGATTTTTTAAGAAAATTCGGAAATTTTGAAGGACTAATTAAGTATGAAGAAGACGAAAATACAAAACAAAAATTATATCTGATCAAAAATAAGATTAATGAAATACTGAAGGGAGAATATCGTATTGATAATTGGGGAGAGAAAATTGTATTTAAAAAAGAAATAGAAGAATATGTTCAGCTTTCTAATACTTCATCAGGACAGCAAGAATCTATTAGGATATTACAAGATATTTTTATTAACATTCTTGATGATGTAAAGGTATTAAGAATAATAGAAGAACCAGAAGCACATTTATTTCCTATTGCTCAAAAGCAATTGATTGAGTTATTGGCTTTAATGGTGAATCATAATGATGATAACCAACTAATTATAACCACCCATAGTCCCTATGTTCTCACAGTTTTTAATAATTTACTCTTCGCAAATAGAGTAGTTGAAAAAAATCCGTCAACAGAATCAGAAGTAGCACAAATAATTCCCCAAGATTCCTGGTTAAGTGCTAAAGATTTTTCTGCTTATTCTTTGGGAAATCAATCTGTTAGTGAGGATACTAATTATTGCGAACCTATCTTTAATCAAGAAAAAGGTACTATTCAACAAAATTATTTAGATATAGTTTCGGAAATTTTGGGTGGTGATTTTCAAGCCTTGTATAGTATTCACGCTAAAACTTTCAAAAGAAAATGAGTAAATTTGGGGATATTAAAGAACTTCTATCAAATACTTTTGATAATTTTCCCGATGTTCTGGAAATTGAAGTGAGATCGGAATTTTCCATCATAGACTATCAAGGACAGTCTTTTATTATTATCAATATAAATTCAGATGATGACACATTTACTATTAAACTAAATGGTGTTGACACGGTTGAAAATGGTTTTGATATCACTAAATTATTTAATGTAATCAATGCTAAAATGGTTGGTTTTATTCCTATTGACGGCAAAAAAGGACTTTTAGGATTTGGTGATTCCCATTGCGATTTTGTATTTTTTGATGAAAATGATTTTTGTTTTGTAGAGTTCAAATTAAATGCAACGAGTTTAAGAAAAGTAGATGCAAACCGCGATAAAGCTATTAAACAATTAACTAATACTATTGATTTATTTGATAAGAAATTAAATGGAAATTACGCGGATTTAAATTTAGAAGCTTATGTTTGTACTCCTGAATTTTACCCAAGATTTAATTCAAGCTGGATAGCATTTGCGAAAGATTTTTTAGAAGAGTATGGTTTTGAACTTTTTGAAATAAACAATAAAATCTGTGATTGAATAATATATTTAAAAGTAAACCCATTTCCAAAAAGCTGTTTTCTGATTTTTTCTCCTTGCGTTGGTGGTTTAGCAACTTAAGAAATTTTTAATTCTCATGCTGGATTGGGATTGTTACGTGGGAATACTGTAGGAAAGGCTAAACTATTAAACAAGTTTTTAGTCCAAACTCAGAAGTAAACCTTCTACATTTCCCCCAGGTACTACATGAGAGAAAAAATTGACGCTTTAACACAAAATTTGGCTCATACCATCGTTGGTAAACATGAAGCTATACGCTTAGTGATAGTAGCTGTACTGGGTGGTGGTCATGCTTTATTAGAAGATGTCCCTGGTGTCGGTAAAACCCTTTTAGCCAAATCTCTAGCTCGTTCTGTAGATGGTAAATTTCAACGGTTACAATGTACCCCTGACTTACTCCCTACAGATATCACCGGCACAAATATTTGGAATCCTAAAACTGGGGAATTTACATTTCTACAAGGTCCTGTATTTGCTAACGTCCTCCTAGCGGATGAAATTAACCGCGCTACACCCCGTACCCAGTCAGCTTTACTGGAAGTAATGGAAGAACATCAAGTCACAGTTGATGGTGTTTCCCGTCTAGTTCCTCAGCCATTCTTTGTAATTGCTACCCAAAACCCCATTGAGTACCAAGGGACGTTTCCCCTCCCAGAAGCGCAAATGGACAGATTTATGCTGTCTTTAAGTTTGGGTTATCCTTCGGAATCTGAAGAAATGCAAATGCTGCAAAATCTGCAAGCTGGTTTAAAGGTTGCTGATTTACAGCCTTGTATTACTTTAGAAGAAGTCCAAGCATTACGCCAAGCTTGTTCCCAAGTCAAGGTAGAAGCATCTTTGCAACAATACATTTTAGAATTGGTGCGGACTACTAGACAGGATGAAGAAATCACTCTTGGTGTTAGTCCTCGTGGTACTGTAGCTTTACAAAAAGCCGCTCAAGCTTTGGCTTTTATTTTAGGTAGGGAATATGCTCTTCCTGATGATGTTAAGTTTCTCGCACCGCACGTTCTTTGTCATCGTCTGATTCCTAAAGGGGGACGCAATGCGAAAACTATAGTTGAACGGTTATTACGATCTGTGCCTATTCCTTAATATAAAATATTACGGGGGGTACAACATCCCAAAAACCTATACCCTCTTCGTTTTGACTTTTGACCAGGAATTTTAGATTTTAGATTTTGGATTAAAAAAATTGGGCTCTTGCGTCTCTTTTATGGTGATTGAGGATTGATGATAACAAAACCCTTACGGGACAAGGGTTATAAACAATTGTTTCCATATTTTCAATGAAATGCCTACACAATAAGGCTTTCAATGATTTTGAACCAGGTTTTCCATAAAAATAACCGAAGAACCAAAAATTGGTTCTACCCCTCCCTTGATGATATTTTCGGTAAAATATGGCTTAAACTATGGCTCTGATTGGATTTTAGGGTTTAATTTTCTCAAAAATAGGCGATTACTAGTAGTCTGTTAACCCGAAAATGACAGGTGAAGGCAAGCAGGGGAGGGAAGAACAGAAGTTTTTTCCGATCATTACCCGTCAAAATAAATTTGACGAACTACTAGGTCGCGCTTTGCGATCGCAGATTAATTTGAATCAAAACCATATACAGCAATGGTTATGGATACCTAATCAGGATGTTTGATCACAAGGAAAGCGGTAAAACCATTATTACTAAATAACACATGACCAAAGAACGCAAAAGAGCCGACCAAGACAGTCCCTGGAAAGAAATATTAGAAGCATACTTTCCCCAAGCAATGCAATTTTTCTTCCCGCAAACAGCCGCATTAATTAACTGGGAAATACCCCACGAATTTCTAGATAAAGAATTTCAACAAATAGCTCGCAACGCTGAACAAGGAAGAAGATATGCGGATAAATTAGTCAAAGTGTGGCAACACCAAGGAGGAGAAATTTGGCTGTTGATACATATAGAAATTCAGGCAAAATCTGAAGAACTCTTTCCTGAAAGGATGTTCTCTTACAACCTACGAATTTTTGACCGTTTTGGCAAACCTGCCATTAGTCTTGCTATTTTATGTGATGCAGATCCCAAATGGCGACCAAACCAATACAATTATAATTATCCTGATACCAGGTTAAACTTTGAATTTGGTACAGTCAAATTGCTAGATTACCAAAACCGTTGGACAGAATTAGAAGCCAGTGATAATCCTTTTGCAACGGTGGTAATGGCACATTTAAGAACACAACAAACCCGTAAAAAACCACAAGAACGCAAAACCTGGAAATTTAGCTTAATTCGCCGATTGTATGAACAAGGATTGCAAGAAAAGGATATTCGTAACCTTTACCGTTTTATAGACTGGGTTATGATTTTACCAAAGGCATTAGAAGCAGAGTTTTGGCAAGATTTTAAACAATTTGAACAGGAGCGAACTATGACTTATATTACTACAGGTGAGCGCATTGGCTACGAGAGAGGAATAGCAGAAGGTAAACAGGAAGGTGAGCAAAATCTTGTGGTTCGACTACTACAAAAACGGGTAGGAAATTTACCGGAAGAAATTAGGAAAAAAATTCAAACTCTTTCTTTAAATCAGTTAGAATCCCTCGGTGAAGCATTGCTAGATTTTACAGCTATTGAGGATTTATTCAACTGGTTAGAATCTCATCAGTAAAAATATGTATTGCGGGCAATATGCCCGCAAAAAGTATACAAAATAATCCAAATTAAATCCAGCACAGCTTATTTTTATCCCTTGGGTTGAGGCAAAAAACAACATTATTTGATTTTATTTTTGATATTACATTTAGAAAGGTATTTAACGGTATAACTAGGTTTATTAATTACAGAAAATGCCGCAAGATTTAACTTTAATCCATAGCTTACTTCTGTTCAGCACCGCGTTCATTGCCGGTGGACTCAATGCTGTCGCGGGTGGTGGTAGTTTCATTACATTTCCTACCCTAATATTTACGGGTGTCGCACCAATTACCGCTAATGCTACAAATAATACTGCTTTGTGGATAGCAGCGATCGCTAGTGCAAGGGCATATCGTCAAGATTTGAATATTGAAAAAAGACAATTATTATTACTAGCCGGCACAAGTTTAGTTGGTGGTGTGATTGGTTCTGTAGCTTTGTTATATACATCACCGGATGTGTTTAAAAAGATGCTGCCCTATTTATTACTATCAGCAACATTAATATTTACATTCAGTGAATCTCTAAAAAGCTGGCTGCAACTTCAGAGTAAAAATGATATTTCTGCACCGCCACCTTTATTGATTCTCCTAATTTCTCAATTAGCAATCTCTATATATGGTGGTTTTTTTGGTGCGGGTGTAGGCATTTTAATGTTGGCAACTTTAACCTTTTTAGGGATTAAAAATATTCACTCTATTAATGCTTTTAAAACTTTATTAGGTAGTTGCATTAATGGTGTGGCTATTATTCCCTTTATGTTCGCTAATTTGATTGCTTGGCATCAAGTTATTATAATGGCGGTTGGTGGTTCTCTGGGTGGTTATTTATGCGCTCATTTTGCCCGCAGACTAGAACCTAATTTGGTGAGGAAATTTGTGATAGTGGTGGCTTTTGGGATGACTACTTACTTTTTTATTCATGGTTAAGCAGGTGGATACAATTATACTGAAAACGGCTTATCTGTTGCCTTCCACAACCGCCAGGGAATAAATTCCCTGTCTCATAGCTCAAGTCCGTTGAAACGGACTAAGTAGGTGAACACAATAAGGGACTTCCAATTAAAAAAATACCCAAAAATTTCTTGTGGTGCGGGACGAAAAGCCGGCTAATCATCAAGGACGGGCAGGATGCCCATCCCACAAAATTGGGTAATTTATTTTTTGGTGTTCCGTTAAGGTTTGCTGATAGCGTAGCGTGGCGTAAGCCATAAAAGTTATCTGTGAGGGCTAGAAGTATGGCTAACGGCTATGCCTTCGGCACACTACGTAAACGCTATCAGGAGGTAGGGGCGCAGGGCCTGCGCCCATTCAGGAGTATGGCTAACGCCACGCTGCGCTATCAGGAGGATTTAGAAGAAGTTAGAAGTAATATCAAGTCTGGAAAATTGAGCGATTTATATATTTTGATTTTCCTCCGCCCACCTACTTA
The DNA window shown above is from Anabaena sp. WA102 and carries:
- the rsmG gene encoding 16S rRNA (guanine(527)-N(7))-methyltransferase RsmG encodes the protein MNLESLPIANLPEMAEIWQKTLNWQPTVLQKNQFQQLYQLIIAGNRQLNLTRITEPDEFWEKHLWDSLRGIAPKQVFIPGIEKGKRIIDIGTGAGFPGIPISLIFPNSQVTLLDSTGKKITFIETVLSALTLSNTKTLLSRVEEIGQQIQHRQQYDLAVIRAVSNVSACAEYSLPLVRKGGLAVIYRGTWTQAENESLEAAVEQLGGVIELIEEFSTPLSNSIRHCLYLRKVSSTPISFPRGVGIPNQKPI
- a CDS encoding bifunctional riboflavin kinase/FAD synthetase, which gives rise to MLNLSQNGCSVRVASSTEELLTPTAVALGKFDGVHLGHQRVIQPVLQSAWGEENSVRPYSTVVTFDPHPQEFFTGLPRDLLTPLDEKVAQLRSLGVEQLVLLPFDRELSALSPEEFVDKILVQQLQCQQISVGQDFCFGKKRMGTAQDLQAIAAKYNIPVTIVPIKTDTDISPATDDARISTSLIRESLEVGDIPKANRLLGRPYTLIGEVVTGQKLGRTIGFPTANIQLPKDKFLPRHGVYAIEAIIHETPDKSPTQHFGVMNIGNRPTVNGIDTCVEVHLLNWSGDLYGKNLLVQLVKFLRPEQKFPSLEALKNQIQLDCTAAQEIFSC
- a CDS encoding AAA family ATPase, which produces MQKIIIENFGPIKYAEIEVKKILVLIGEQASGKSTIAKLIYFFKSLRDDLFSQIYQDTQKDYFDIDSDFISPIQQKFYNFFGPTNNLPSFEIIFYYNCDKNKFLNLSNDKDKKMNISIDNLINEKFETYVSNIKLEFGELRQEYLNLKNSVKRNKTIEQLLNNERKIIYAQQLNTLLNELFESNQSDSLFIIAGRSATVGYSDFFERYLSESIQSSLKQNIATGNYERSSQTIDETLMLKFMEKFVKVKDFLRKFGNFEGLIKYEEDENTKQKLYLIKNKINEILKGEYRIDNWGEKIVFKKEIEEYVQLSNTSSGQQESIRILQDIFINILDDVKVLRIIEEPEAHLFPIAQKQLIELLALMVNHNDDNQLIITTHSPYVLTVFNNLLFANRVVEKNPSTESEVAQIIPQDSWLSAKDFSAYSLGNQSVSEDTNYCEPIFNQEKGTIQQNYLDIVSEILGGDFQALYSIHAKTFKRK
- a CDS encoding AAA family ATPase gives rise to the protein MREKIDALTQNLAHTIVGKHEAIRLVIVAVLGGGHALLEDVPGVGKTLLAKSLARSVDGKFQRLQCTPDLLPTDITGTNIWNPKTGEFTFLQGPVFANVLLADEINRATPRTQSALLEVMEEHQVTVDGVSRLVPQPFFVIATQNPIEYQGTFPLPEAQMDRFMLSLSLGYPSESEEMQMLQNLQAGLKVADLQPCITLEEVQALRQACSQVKVEASLQQYILELVRTTRQDEEITLGVSPRGTVALQKAAQALAFILGREYALPDDVKFLAPHVLCHRLIPKGGRNAKTIVERLLRSVPIP
- a CDS encoding DUF4351 domain-containing protein, with the translated sequence MTKERKRADQDSPWKEILEAYFPQAMQFFFPQTAALINWEIPHEFLDKEFQQIARNAEQGRRYADKLVKVWQHQGGEIWLLIHIEIQAKSEELFPERMFSYNLRIFDRFGKPAISLAILCDADPKWRPNQYNYNYPDTRLNFEFGTVKLLDYQNRWTELEASDNPFATVVMAHLRTQQTRKKPQERKTWKFSLIRRLYEQGLQEKDIRNLYRFIDWVMILPKALEAEFWQDFKQFEQERTMTYITTGERIGYERGIAEGKQEGEQNLVVRLLQKRVGNLPEEIRKKIQTLSLNQLESLGEALLDFTAIEDLFNWLESHQ
- a CDS encoding sulfite exporter TauE/SafE family protein, giving the protein MPQDLTLIHSLLLFSTAFIAGGLNAVAGGGSFITFPTLIFTGVAPITANATNNTALWIAAIASARAYRQDLNIEKRQLLLLAGTSLVGGVIGSVALLYTSPDVFKKMLPYLLLSATLIFTFSESLKSWLQLQSKNDISAPPPLLILLISQLAISIYGGFFGAGVGILMLATLTFLGIKNIHSINAFKTLLGSCINGVAIIPFMFANLIAWHQVIIMAVGGSLGGYLCAHFARRLEPNLVRKFVIVVAFGMTTYFFIHG